DNA sequence from the Gopherus evgoodei ecotype Sinaloan lineage chromosome 3, rGopEvg1_v1.p, whole genome shotgun sequence genome:
CATCTGAGTCCCACCTCCACTTCTTGCAGACACCGGATTGTCCTGGGAGGCTTCCTATAGAAGTACTGACCCAGCCCAACTCTACTTAATTGGCTGATGAGACTTGAACTCAGTTTGTATTCCAGCCCACAATGAGGTGGGACCTTGTCCATTTACCAACCCCAAAGTGACATACTCATCCCAGCAGAAAACATCACAGAACCCTCATTCCTGCCAGCCTCCCCAGTCCAGCCTCATCTCCACCTCTCTGGGGTCCCAGAGGTCTTACTGCTCTGGCAGATCCAGGGGTTCTTCTCCCTGGCTGTGACTTCATGAgcctcattctcctcctcttcctcaccctcGGAGAGCAGGTCTGAgatctgctgctgcagctcaggaCTGATGTTGTTCTCGGCCAGGATCAGCGTCCGCAGGGCGGTTGGGTAATTCTCCACCATGTCCAGCAAGGTCTGAGCAGAACAAGAGCCAGAAGCGGGTAGAAAGGCAGCACAGACAGAAGTCAGATTGACAGGAAGGGGGTTCAGAGCTGCTTTGTACTCTCTTCATCCacctctgagccccccacaccaGCTTTTAGGGACACTAAGAACTCTCCACCTGAGACCATTGCCAGGACTTCCTGGTTGTACCCAAGGAGGAAACTACTCCTGCTCTATCCTACCTGAAAACGTCCCCTGCCACCTCCAGCTGGGTCCCCTGTAAGCCTGAGTCAGATGAGACAGTGAAAATGGGAAATCTCAGTACCATGAGCTGAGCTTCTCAGAGAAGAAACTGCAAAAAAACACTAAGCAGATAATTATCTATAACCCCCTAAGCTCAAGTCCTACCCGCTCTAAGCCTAAACTCCAAGACTTCTTCCTGAAACCAAACCTTCTTCACTTTTCCAGAGAACCAAAAAATCTGCTCTCTCGCCCTCCACTGGCTAGGGCTGAGCGGGACCTCTAAGGGCTGAGAGCCATGGGTCAGGAAAAGGAACAGATAGTAGCAGTACTTCTAGGTGCAGAGACTGTTCTGAGAAGAGGATCCATTGACGGTGGGGAGGGGTAGGAGGTACATCTCAGGGTTGGGAACTCCACTCTTTGTTGACACCTGTGTCCCTGAGGTGCAGATGATGCTATATCAGCACCCGACACTCCTTACCTGGGCTGAATGGTTGGTAAGTCCTGTTCCTTCCAAGTCCAGAACCTCCAGGGTGCGACTGGAGGCCACAGCAACAGCCAGCATCCCTGCTACCTGGTCACCTGGAGGAGAAGAAAGCCAGGGGATGTCAGCAGAATCTGGCTTCACACAGACCATGTATCCACTGGGCCAGGCAGATCATGGGACTACCCTGTCCCAATGCTACCAGTTAATCCCTATGTGCCAGGAAcactttggaggaggaggaggagaagggttgGTGGTTGTGAAAAGAGACAAGTTGGGGGGGATGGAATGTTAGTTGTGGGCTGTGACTGGCTGTTCTGGGAGTGAACGTAGAGAACTTGAAGGAACATAGTGAAACTGTTTCTCTTACAAGAAGACTTTGTTCATacacagcaccttccatccaCCTACCCAAGGATCTCGGAGCATCCCGTCATCACCAGTtgggaaactcaggcacagagaggggaagtgattgGCCACAGGGTCAGAGAGGAAGTCAGTAGAGCCAGaaacagaccccaggagtcctggctcccagccttctgctctgaccactggcccccactccctcacagagtcaggaatagaaccaagaGTCTACTGTCCTAGCCAGCAGACATGCTGTCACCCCTTGCAGGGGAGCAGCTCTTTTGGGGCTGGCCTCAGTGGCAGCCAGTGCCTGTGAAGCACTCCCCAGACGGTCACAGGTGGGGTTTCATCAGCTACCATGTTAGGAACTCGTAACACAGAGTAGaaagcacccagccagccagggtctctgctggggtggggtggaggtggggagatggggcagggaggggagagagagctgctTGGCCTAGTTTCCTGGGCAGGGTGAGGTAGGAGAGCCACATGGCCTGGTCTCTGCCTCACCAGCTGCCAGTCCTGCTTCAGCAACACAAGCTGGAGAAGGAGAGTTGGTTTCCATGGCAACCGTTGCCAGGCTCTTCTCCTCCATGCTATTATCcagggaaggagctggaggaaaGGGGGTAGGGGGGCATGTTCCATCTGGCAGGCCAACTGCTCAGGCCAAAGGGATTGGGAatgggagggagcagaggaaggTCACCACCTGAGCTGAGGCCTGATGCAGGCTGTGGGACAAGGGGAGCCCAGAGAccccagggggtggaggtgggggacacAGTCTTTCCTCCCTAGTTTGCTTGCAGCTGCCATCTCCTCTGTGAAACATGTCTGATGCATTTCCAGGCAGAACATGTGTCCTCATCACACAAATTATCAGCACAAGTGGAACTAACTGGCCCCCAGTCTCAAGCAGGGGACTGAATAGGCTATGAAGAATGAACTCCTCCCTCACTAGGGTGACCacataacaagtgtgaaaaattgggacacttctttttttgagggggagagggggaagaggtatagttgcctatataagacaagtCTGCTTGTATCAGGTCATCCCAGCCCTCACCTCCAGGGCAGGGAAGAGGCCCAGCAGAAGGGACAGTGTGGAGGAACCTGCATTGCCTTGCCAGTGCCCAGGATGTCCCTGGTCTAGATTCACTCTCCAGGGCCATCAGACCAGCACCTTCAGCAGCAGCAAACTCACACAAAGCCTGTCAAGCTAGTAGTTCAGAGCCTCTCACGCCTGTGCCGCTCACCGAGGGGGTTGTAGTCCAGGTTCAACACTCGCACCTGGGAGCTGTGAGCTACTGCAATGGCCAGGCGCCCCCAACCTTTGGCCGTGACACCCGGGTTTGCGCTTAGTGTTAACTCCTTAAGGCCTGGAGAAGAGAAAGAAGCCAATGAACACCCTAAGGGTCCAGACATGTCACCAAACCTTCCAGAGGAGAAcctgctcagccaatcacagAGATAGGAAGTGGCATGGCTCAGAATTTCACAATTTCCTGCACCCTGATTGGTTGAGAGGGTATGATTTACAGAATGACTAAGGTTAATTATCTGATTAGTGCTACTACCTGCAGTGCTGCCCCTTCATCTGCTCACAAGAAGTAGTCTCAGCATGGGAGACGGGCAGGACAGGCAGGTACTGAAGCTTGAGTTTCAGAAGGGTGGCTGCTGTATCTCTTGTGAGCATATACCCCGAGAGGCCTGAGGTCAATAGCTGGTtagggtgctggggggagagggtagAGACAGAGCCCAGGCCTCAGACTTCATCCCCTGTAAAGAGGAACTTATTCAGCCAGCAGTTAGTCCCTTCCCCATAAAACAGACAGGAGGGATCATTCAGTGTTAATTCCCTGGGGAGCCAATGAAGTGAATTTACTGTAAAACCCAGTTCCGGGGCAGAAtgcgggtgggagggaggaggaatgtaaTGTGCATTGATCTGCATTCATTGTAAATGCATCAATCACAGCTCAGGCTTCACGAGTGCAAAATATTAACACCAAATCAGAAGTCCAAGCCTTGTGCCTCCCTCCCCCTAAATTCAAACTCTCCCATCACGAGGTGGCAAACTGGCCACCATTCCCCACTAGCATCTTGCCAATGGAACAGTCCACTGTACCAGGAGCCATGCTCCATTGGACAGGGTCCCTCCCCTTAGAACTAGGCAAGGAGAAAGCAGAGTCCTCACCCAGTGCAACAGCTCCTGAACTAAGGGATGGTTCCACTGCACTTACGCTGGGAGGAGAAGTCTTGTGCCATGTCTCAGCAGAGGGAGAAACTTTATGTCCTGCTCCCCTAACAAGTCACAGGCAGAGGATGTTTAGCTCTAAGCAGAGGGGCCTGAGCCATAAAGGAGTTCCAATGGCCACTGCATACCCCACAGACCCTTTTGCTTACCTGACTTGGCTCCATCAGGAGGCAGGAGCCCACAGACCAAGTTGATGCCCTCATCACCCAGCATGCAGTCTCCCAAGTCCAAAGCCACcagagagggatggatggagagcGCTGGATTGAGGAGAGCTAGGCCGGCGTCTGTCAGGGGGCTCCCATGGAGGCTGTGTGGATAAAGGCTAAGGATTATTTATGTACCTTCCTGACGGCATTGGGGACTTCCTCAGCTGATAGGAACTAAGATACAGAGGGAACAGGAGGAAGATACCACTGCCTGGTGGGGGCAACGCTCCAAAATGCGTAGTGATGCTGTGTCCCTGAATGAGGGAGCTTAGAACAGATTGGTGACAGGTGGTAGAGGTACAGAGACAGTCCTCTCTCAGCATAGAacaggaagcagggctggggacttCAAGGGTGCAgacagctctctcccagcatGGGACAAATGGGTCTGAGGAATTAAGGATGCAGAGACATTCCCCTTCCAACATAGGAGATATATCAGATATGCCAGAAGAATACAGATGGGAGAGGTGCAGTGGTGGCTTcctcccagcatggggcagggggactTGATGCTTAAAATCAAATACTTTTTTTCTCAGGAATTAATTTACAGGACTGAAGAGCAACAGAGTGCCAGAGGGGTGAGACAACCCTGTCAGAACAGGTCGCCTGGGGCAAGCACATCTCCTGACATGGGTactctctgggggcagggataCTGCACTTCTGGATGGCCACTCTTGGGGGTGGTCCATCTCCATGGAACCAGCAAGGTATCCCCTACTTACAACAGAGACTGGATGGAGCGGTTTGTCTTCAGGGCTTCTGCCAGTTGCTTCACCCGGTTGATGTTGGACACAATCCCCAGGTTGAGGTTGAGCTGAGCCAAGGAGTGAGATTCCGCTACCCCTCGGCAAATGCGCCCGAAATCCCGGTCAGAAAGCTGGCAGCCCCGGAGTGACAGCAGGCGCACTGCGTTCTCCCGCAGGCTCTCGCAAATGTCCCGGATCTCAGCACTTGATAAAGTCTCCCCAGAGATCTGGATAGACCCTGGCAACATCTTTCACCAGTTTTGGCAGTGAGCAAACACACACGGACACCTGCAGAAGCAGCTATGCAATCTGAATCTGTGCAGGTAAATAATGTGCAATCTGAATCAGTGTAAGTGAATAGTGTGCAATCCAGATCAGTGCAGGTGCAATCTATGCTGGGATCTGCTGTGCAATCTAATCAGCGCAAAGGATTTTGTGCAGTCTGGATTAGCCCAAGGCTATTGAGCAATCCGGATTGGTGCAGGTAAGTAATGTGCAGTATGGACCTGTACAAAGGCTGCTGTGCAATCCCAATTTCTGCAAGTAACTAACGTGCAATCTGGAGATGTGTCGGTGCTGATGTTGTGCAATCGGGTCAGTGCAGCGCTGCTGTGCAACCTCGAGCGGTGCAAGGAAACTATGTGCAATCCAAACAGAAGCAGGTAGATAGTCTCCAATCCTTGTGGCGGCTGCAAAATCGACGCCGTTACGGGCAGAGTCAAGGAGGACGATTCCCGGGATGGGAAAGAGGTGTGCAATCGCCAGCGGAGCCGGGTACCGTGCAATCCGGGTCACCAAGAAGGAGGGTCTATATCCAGATTGGAGCCGGATCACCGCGTGGGTCACACCGAATTCGGAGGGATCTGAGGATCCAGAGCCGAAGCAGCCGCGGGGCCCCTGAGaccggggaaggggagggaagtgggCTGCGCTGTCATCCGGCTCCAGAGCCGCATCAGGGGCCGGGACCTCCCCGGGCGCGGATCATCCCTACCCCGGTGCCCAGCTCCCTTCCCCCGGCAGGCGGCAGCCAGCCCGGGATCTCTGCGCTACGGCTCTTTCCGCCCGCTGCACCTGCTCTGCTGGAGGCGAGGACTCTGCTGCCGTGGCACCGGGATTCCCGGGGCGGAGCTGGCCGGGCCCCGGGCTGGGCCCGACTCCCTCTGCACCTTGCTCCGGATCACCGTGTTGCTGAGCCGGAGCGGCTCCTCCCTCGCAGCCCCGGCTCCTCCTACTGGCTcagctcggctcggctcggctcgggcTGTAGTCGCCTGTGCCTGGTGCCATCGAAGCTCCCTGGGCCAGCGTCGCTGCGGTGATTCGTGCTGCCTCCCCCTGGGATCCGGCTTTGTGTGGGGCTGGCCCGGCGAGGGCTGGCTGGTGCCTATTGCCACATACCAGcagcctccgcctcctcccctgcctagCTGCGTGCGGGGCAGCAGGTACCTGGCCCCATGCAAAAAGCCTGGGACCGCCCATTGCCTACCTCCTTTCCTTAGGCCACCTTGCTGCACCTCTATTTGGGGAtatatcccctcccccacacatggAGTCAGGGCAAGAGGCCTTGCACGTCACGCCCTTCGGCCCATGGAGCGCTCATTCCCCCTGGGGGCGGGATCCACCCCTTACAATGAGAGGGGGAGGAATTTGTACCCTGTGGTCAGGAGCTTCGGATTCCCACTCCCCTGTTCAGGCCACTGGCCTCTCCAGGCTGGATACCTGGGTTACAACCGAACCCTGCTGGGGTATGTCATGTGATTGAACTACAAATGGAGAAGGAGAGACACTCAAAAGGGGATTTGCCTACAGGCCAAGGCCTGGAGCAGCCCTAGTGGCATTAAAGCAGAGCTTGGGAAAGCAAAGAGAAGGACAGTGGTCCAGATATTAGAGCCACTGAAGAGGGAGTAGCATGGTTTCAAAGGCTGAGGAGATATTTTAGGGTATCATGGGACTAACAGAGCCTTGTCTGAAGCACCCAGTCAAAGGGCCAGGAAATTAATAAGTTCCATGGACATCTGAGAGGGCCATGTGTGTGTAAAAAGGACCCTACTTCCAGGCCAGAGATGAGTGGGGAAGATATTGTGCTGTAGTCAAAGAGCTACCCATCAAGTGAGACAACTCACATGCCAACTCCGGGAGGGTCAAGTTGTTGTGCTAAAAATGAGGAGAAAAGGATTTTAAATGGTGCCCTCAGGGCTGCTGCTATCAGAGACATCTTCTTAAGTAGGGGCTGGTAGGTGAGTGGAGTTGGTggtgggctgggggccaggaaggTGATGTTGGGAACAAAGATGCTGGATTATTCACCATTAGTAATATTGTTGTGGCATGGGTATAAGTAAAATCCCTGGTA
Encoded proteins:
- the LRRC73 gene encoding leucine-rich repeat-containing protein 73 isoform X3, whose protein sequence is MLPGSIQISGETLSSAEIRDICESLRENAVRLLSLRGCQLSDRDFGRICRGVAESHSLAQLNLNLGIVSNINRVKQLAEALKTNRSIQSLFLHGSPLTDAGLALLNPALSIHPSLVALDLGDCMLGDEGINLVCGLLPPDGAKSGDQVAGMLAVAVASSRTLEVLDLEGTGLTNHSAQTLLDMVENYPTALRTLILAENNISPELQQQISDLLSEGEEEEENEAHEVTAREKNPWICQSNPSSQMVLVTSGLGESLLAETEM
- the LRRC73 gene encoding leucine-rich repeat-containing protein 73 isoform X2, with the protein product MLPGSIQISGETLSSAEIRDICESLRENAVRLLSLRGCQLSDRDFGRICRGVAESHSLAQLNLNLGIVSNINRVKQLAEALKTNRSIQSLFLHGSPLTDAGLALLNPALSIHPSLVALDLGDCMLGDEGINLVCGLLPPDGAKSGLKELTLSANPGVTAKGWGRLAIAVAHSSQVRVLNLDYNPLGDQVAGMLAVAVASSRTLEVLDLEGTGLTNHSAQTLLDMVENYPTALRTLILAENNISPELQQQISDLLSEDPSSQMVLVTSGLGESLLAETEM
- the LRRC73 gene encoding leucine-rich repeat-containing protein 73 isoform X1; its protein translation is MLPGSIQISGETLSSAEIRDICESLRENAVRLLSLRGCQLSDRDFGRICRGVAESHSLAQLNLNLGIVSNINRVKQLAEALKTNRSIQSLFLHGSPLTDAGLALLNPALSIHPSLVALDLGDCMLGDEGINLVCGLLPPDGAKSGLKELTLSANPGVTAKGWGRLAIAVAHSSQVRVLNLDYNPLGDQVAGMLAVAVASSRTLEVLDLEGTGLTNHSAQTLLDMVENYPTALRTLILAENNISPELQQQISDLLSEGEEEEENEAHEVTAREKNPWICQSNPSSQMVLVTSGLGESLLAETEM